The following coding sequences lie in one Kryptolebias marmoratus isolate JLee-2015 linkage group LG5, ASM164957v2, whole genome shotgun sequence genomic window:
- the si:ch211-232m10.6 gene encoding germ cell-specific gene 1-like protein, which yields MMLEKMSRRNRTLLSLGLTSLALTLSVSAFCTSYWCEGTHKVVKPVCLSPVKMKNCGKNNSQPYTTEAPTPDPRNPVPNVTLSLQQKEELDLIRKRQLANAVHYLWETGEDKYMLRYFHTGFWLSCEKHNEGDDQEEKCRSFIELTPGETQGVLWFSVISEFMYIGLLAMGFLLMCVEGMCLCANKEMSSLKINAYAAMCTILSGMMGMVAHMMYSTVFQMTVSIGPKDWRPQSWDYGWSFALAWLSFSCCMAAAVATLNSYTKTIIEMKHRARLRLEEARAATIAPSYEEVVQGGGGGVYSVSQLMQLGQQGVLVDPMWPRGAGPAVGPLACGAGGALVVGGGGGGIGVGSSGTGMGGMSAGAGAGGNGMGMGGAGGTMGATGGAGMGAGRMADSHGVVVVEGCGTEGCEDCEREMDEMDYTLQEEREDSIC from the exons ATGATGCTGGAGAAAATGTCCAGACGAAACCGCACCCTGCTGTCTCTGGGTCTCACCTCTTTGGCCCTCACTTTGTCAGTCTCGGCTTTCTGCACCTCCTACTGGTGCGAAGGGACGCATAAAGTGGTGAAGCCAGTCTGCTTGTCACCGGTTAAGATGAAAAACTGTGGGAAAAACAACAGCCAGCCATATACAACAG AGGCTCCCACCCCGGACCCCAGGAACCCGGTCCCCAACGTGACGctctctctgcagcagaaagaggAACTGGATCTGATCAGGAAGAGGCAGCTGGCCAACGCCGTCCATTATCTTTGGGAAACGGGCGAAGACAAATACATGCTGAGATACTTCCACACCGGATTCTGGCTGTCCTgtgaaaaacacaatgaag GTGATGATCAGGAGGAAAAATGTCGCAGCTTTATTGAACTGACACCAGGAGAGACACAAG GTGTGTTGTGGTTTTCTGTCATCAGTGAGTTCATGTACATCGGTCTGCTGGCGATGGGTTTCCTGCTCATGTGTGTGGAAGGGATGTGCCTCTGTGCAAATAAGGAGATGAGTTCCTTAAAAATCAATGCCTACGCTGCCATGTGTACAATTCTTTCAG GTATGATGGGGATGGTAGCTCATATGATGTACTCCACAGTGTTTCAGATGACTGTTAGCATTGGGCCAAAAGACTGGAGGCCACAGTCTTGGGACTACGGATGGTCGTTTGC CTTAGCCTGGCTTTCCTTCAGTTGCTGCATGGCAGCTGCTGTGGCGACACTCAACTCCTACACCAAGACCATCATTGAGATGAAGCACAGGGCCAGGCTGAGGCTGGAGGAGGCACGAGCGGCCACCATCGCCCCCTCCTATGAGGAGGTTGTTCAAGGCGGAGGAGGTGGGGTCTACTCTGTTAGTCAACTGATGCAACTCGGCCAGCAAGGGGTGCTTGTAGATCCGATGTGGCCCAGAGGTGCGGGGCCAGCGGTTGGACCTCTGGCATGCGGCGCTGGGGGAGCGTTGGtggttggaggaggaggaggcggaatTGGTGTTGGCAGCTCTGGGACTGGAATGGGAGGGATGTCAGCCGGGGCAGGAGCTGGAGGAAATGGGATGGGAATGGGAGGAGCTGGTGGAACAATGGGAGcaacaggaggagctggaatGGGAGCGGGAAGGATGGCGGACTCTCACGGTGTGGTGGTTGTGGAAGGATGTGGCACAGAAGGATGTGAAGACTGTGAACGGGAGATGGATGAGATGGATTACACTCTGCAGGAGGAGCGAGAAGACTCAATCTGCTAA
- the LOC108242674 gene encoding recoverin, whose product MGNSKSGAVSKEILEDLKLNTKFSETEIVQWYENFKKQCPTGRITKQEFQNIYSKFFPESDANTYAQHVFRSFDANDDGTLDFKEYIIALHMTSTGKTTSKLEWAFSLYDVDKNGYITKSEVAEICSAIFKLIPKDEVGDLPEDENTPEKRANKLWKVFQKGDNERVAEGEFIQVLLENEEALRLIQYEPSK is encoded by the exons ATGGGTAACAGCAAGAGTGGAGCTGTGTCCAAGGAGATCCTTGAGGACCTGAAACTCAACACCAAGTTCTCAGAGACTGAGATAGTTCAGTGGTATGAAAACTTCAAGAAGCAGTGTCCAACAGGCCGCATCACAAAGCAAGAGTTTCAAAACATCTACAGCAAGTTCTTCCCTGAAAGTGATGCCAATACTTACGCCCAACATGTCTTCCGCTCTTTTGACGCTAATGATGATGGCACACTGGACTTCAAGGAGTACATTATTGCTCTCCACATGACGTCAACAGGGAAGACCACGAGCAAGTTGGAATGGGCATTCTCACTGTATGATGTTGACAAGAATGGATACATTACCAAGTCAGAGGTCGCAGAAATCTGCTCG gCAATCTTCAAGCTGATTCCAAAAGATGAAGTAGGAGACCTACCTGAGGATGAAAACACACCTGAGAAGAGAGCAAATAAACTTTGGAAAGTCTTCCAGAAGGGCGACAATG AACGCGTCGCTGAGGGAGAGTTCATCCAGGTGCTGTTGGAAAATGAAGAAGCTCTTCGTTTGATTCAGTACGAGccttcaaaataa
- the LOC108242623 gene encoding CD209 antigen-like protein C: MSNTGTPPDRMYSKLIDDGCQEDFTTDVQHRDYSVSPVRIPPRMSGPGPYRFATICLAALCAVLLISIIAVTAHYKNKPQGDGEATSEMQKENTDISDIIKSLQEENKRLHKEVDMLNANLTALMNNKGIKPTPKATKVPIVCSPDWLLFNDSCYFISRNTKNWQESQDYCKKQGAHLAIILTPEEQTFLWDLLPRGHWNSFWFGITDGETEDEWKWVDGSPVVGGFWEDNEPNNHINEDCGYIVKTQVLERVAIKSWYDAPCNMYLPFICEKEMGTETTSH; encoded by the exons ATGTCGAACACTGGGACCCCCCCTGACCGGATGTACTCCAAACTGATAGATGATGGCTGCCAGGAGGACTTCACAACAGATGTGCAGCACAGAG ATTACTCAGTGTCCCCAGTCAGAATCCCACCCAGAATGAGCGGCCCAGGTCCATACCGCTTCGCCACCATCTGCCTGGCTGCACTCTGTGCTGTCCTGCTGATCTCCATCATCGCTGTCACTGCACACT ATAAGAACAAACCTCAGGGTGATGGGGAGGCAACCTCAGAGATGCAGAAGGAGAATACAGACATCTCAGACATCATCAAGAGTCTACAGGAGGAGAATAAAAGGCTACACAAAGAGGTGGATATGTTGAATGCAAACCTGACTGCCCTGATGAACAACAAAG GGATCAAACCCACGCCAAAAGCAACCAAGGTCCCTATTGTGTGCTCCCCGGACTGGCTTCTCTTCAACGACAGCTGTTACTTCATCtccagaaatacaaaaaactggCAGGAAAGCCAGGATTACTGCAAGAAACAAGGAGCTCACCTGGCCATTATCCTCACACCTGAGGAGCAG ACCTTTTTGTGGGATCTTCTTCCCAGAGGACACTGGAACTCATTCTGGTTTGGAATCACTGACGGAGAAACAGAGGATGAATGGAAGTGGGTTGATGGCAGTCCTGTAGTTGGAGG TTTCTGGGAGGACAACGAGCCCAACAACCACATCAACGAGGACTGTGGGTACATTGTGAAAACACAGGTGTTGGAGCGGGTGGCGATAAAGAGCTGGTACGACGCCCCCTGCAATATGTACTTACCTTTCATATGTGAGAAGGAGATGGGCACCGAAACAACATCCCACTGA
- the gnb3b gene encoding guanine nucleotide-binding protein G(I)/G(S)/G(T) subunit beta-3b, protein MAADKAEIDKLKKECDTLRTQIEAARKAVNDTTMTAAASGVASVGRVQLKLRKTLKGHLAKIYAMHWSADSRQMVSASQDGKLLIWDCFTGNKLVAVPLKSAWVMSVAFAPSGNLVASGGLDNICTVYNIKAASPKTLRELDAHTGYLSCCRFLSDAEILTASGDTTCCLWDIETGKQKTVFTNHIGDCMSLALSPDMKFFISGACDSLAKLWDLREGSCKQTFSGHTSDINAISFFPSGNAIITGSDDCSCKMYDLRSDQEVINYTDASLNAGVTSLALSSSGRLIFAGYDDFNCHIWDSLKGEKVGVLSGHDNRVSCTGVPADGMGVCTGSWDSFLKLWN, encoded by the exons ATGGCAGCTGATAAAGCTGAAATAGATAAACTGAAAAAGGAGTGTGATACCCTCCGTACACAGATTGAG GCGGCTCGTAAGGCGGTGAATGACACCACCatgacagcagcagccagcGGTGTCGCCTCGGTGGGTCGGGTCCAACTGAAGCTCAGGAAGACACTCAAAGGCCACCTGGCTAAAATCTATGCCATGCACTGGTCTGCAGACTCCAG GCAAATGGTCAGCGCATCACAGGATGGAAAGCTGCTTATCTGGGACTGTTTCACTGGGAACAAG CTGGTTGCCGTCCCTCTAAAGTCTGCCTGGGTGATGAGCGTTGCCTTCGCCCCCTCTGGTAACCTGGTGGCCAGCGGTGGTCTGGATAACATCTGCACAGTCTACAACATCAAGGCTGCCAGCCCCAAGACCCTCAGGGAGCTGGACGCACACACAG GTTACTTGTCTTGCTGCCGTTTCCTCAGTGATGCTGAGATCCTGACGGCCTCTGGTGACACCACCTG CTGTCTCTGGGACATAGAGACTGGCAAGCAGAAGACTGTCTTCACCAACCACATTGGGGACTGCATGTCTCTGGCTCTGTCTCCGGACATGAAGTTCTTCATCTCTGGAGCCTGCGACTCTCTGGCCAAGCTGTGGGACCTGAGGGAAGGGTCCTGCAAGCAGACCTTCTCCGGACACACCAGCGACATCAACGCCATCTCT TTCTTCCCCAGTGGAAACGCCATCATCACAGGCTCCGACGACTGTTCCTGCAAAATGTACGACCTGCGCTCTGACCAGGAGGTGATCAACTACACCGACGCCAGCCTGAACGCCGGCGTCACATCCTTGGCTCTCTCCAGCTCGGGCCGCCTTATCTTTGCAGGTTACGACGACTTCAACTGCCACATCTGGGACTCACTGAAGGGAGAGAAAGTTG GTGTTCTCTCCGGCCACGACAACAGGGTGAGCTGCACCGGCGTCCCCGCTGACGGGATGGGCGTCTGCACAGGATCCTGGGACAGCTTCCTCAAACTGTGGAACTGA